From the genome of Pseudomonas helvetica:
ATCGCCGCGCAGGCTTCGACGCCGTACAGCAACGAGTTGATCCCGACCACCGAACCACCCCGGCGATACAGCGCCAACGCGGGCAGTTGCACCTGCCCGTCGACGGGTGCGGCGATGATTGCGATGCGGCCGAAGGTGGCCAACGCCGCTACCGACGCCGGCAGCCAAAAACCGGTGGTATCGAAAATCACGTCGGCACCACCGGTGAAAATCGCATTGACCTGAGCGCCCAGCGCTTCCGGTGTTTCCAGTTGAATCGTGTTAAAGCCCTGGGCCTGCAAGGCCTTGACCTGCTCGGGACGTCGCGCTGCCGCCAACACCTCGGCACCGCGAATTTTTCCCAGCGCCAGCGCCGCGCTACCCACTGCGCCACCACCGATCACCAGTAAACGGGTTTGCGCGCTCACCAGACTACGTTCCAGCGCATCCCACGCCGTGGTGTAGGGCACGCCAAGGCTGGCAGCCTGGGCAAAGCTCAAATGCGTTGGCTTGAGGGCGACGCCCTTGGCCGGCAGCTTCACGTATTGCGCATGCGAGCCATCGGC
Proteins encoded in this window:
- a CDS encoding zinc-binding alcohol dehydrogenase family protein, producing the protein MKALQFDKIGDLAALRYVEVPTPVPGANEVLVQIKAAGLNPSDVKNVLGRFPYTTLPRIPGRDFAGVVIEGPQALIGQEVWGTGRELGFFADGSHAQYVKLPAKGVALKPTHLSFAQAASLGVPYTTAWDALERSLVSAQTRLLVIGGGAVGSAALALGKIRGAEVLAAARRPEQVKALQAQGFNTIQLETPEALGAQVNAIFTGGADVIFDTTGFWLPASVAALATFGRIAIIAAPVDGQVQLPALALYRRGGSVVGINSLLYGVEACAAMLEQFGRFFDDGLLPLPDGLLESPLAEGLERYAEVNQGGGDKVILLP